The window TCGAGCCTACAAAATACAGCGCCCAATTGTCCACCATAATAAAAGCTCTGCTTCCTATGTCCACCATTTATATTACCTCATTTAACGAGAACGTATAATAACCCTGACAAACACCCATTTATTTTGTAGACGGGCTCCAATTTCATCCTCGAGAGTATGATATATAGAAATTCCTTACTCGAAGGGAAGTGTTAATATGTATTCAAATTTAAACGCACCTCCAAACCTTGGACCTAATCTTGGACCTAATGTAGCTCCAATGGCTACAGCGAATGTTCCACCAATGCCGACTTATACAGCTCCTGCTTATGGTTACGGCTGTCCTGCTCCGCGGAACGATGATTTCATCCTCATCGTCGTACTGTTTATTTTACTCATCATCGTAGGTGCAAGCTTTTACGGATATAGCAAGTGCTAATTCTATTTTGTCTAGAAAATTCCTGAGCGTGAAAACACGATCAGGAATTTTTTTGTCATATACTGGGTCCTGAAGGTTGGCTAACCTATCTAAATGCTGTACTATAAGCCATATATAAGCATGAACATGTCAAATTGCTAAAGAAAGGGTTTCTGTATAGATGCAACTTATCCTAACCTTTATTATCCTTGCTTGTACCATTTTTTTATTTATGAGTAATATTATTCGTGCAGATTTGGTTAGTATTCTGGCGTTACTGGCTCTTGTACTCACAGGGATATTAGAGCCGGCAGAGGCTCTATCTGGCTTTTCAAACTCAGTGGTCATTATGATTGCGGCCTTGTTTGTCGTTGGAGCAGGGATTCGGCGAACGGGACTCGCCCGCAAGGCTGGTGATTTGCTTTTACATTGGTCAGGGAATAGTGAGAAAAAGCTTTTCATTTTTCTACTCATTATTGTTCTTTTTGTCGGTTCTTTTATGAGTAATACAGGTACAGTCGCGATCATGCTGCCAGTGGTCATCAGTATTGCGATCAGTATCAAAAGAGATGTTTCAAAGTTATTAATACCGCTGTCCTATACAGCAAGCTTATCCGGATTGATGACATTGATTGCTTCTCCGCCAAACCTGATTGTTAGTCAAGTACTTAGTGATCATGGCTTTGAAAGACTGGGTTTTTTCGATATGACCCCAATCGGAGTGGTCGCAGCTATTACAGGAATTCTTTACTTATTCCTAGTACGAAATATTCTTCTGCCTAACAATCAAAGTAAAAACCAGGTTGAGAATCACGAGATTACACCGAAAGAGCTCATTTTAAATTATGGGCTAGAGGACAATTTGCATCGCGTGCAGGTGC of the Bacillus tuaregi genome contains:
- a CDS encoding YjcZ family sporulation protein, which produces MPTYTAPAYGYGCPAPRNDDFILIVVLFILLIIVGASFYGYSKC